A window of Zingiber officinale cultivar Zhangliang chromosome 5A, Zo_v1.1, whole genome shotgun sequence contains these coding sequences:
- the LOC121980373 gene encoding nijmegen breakage syndrome 1 protein-like isoform X1 produces the protein MVWGLFPVDTARGVQKYYIFSRRTYKVGRKDCDVVVQTDTSISREHAEIVVDKMTSQDPSISKSMTSPTCVRIIDRSKFGTIINKEMASKATQLKKNQEIMLTDGDSVTFGTGNATFRFSYVPLLIFLHCMKSTPLDSVLQATISNIGAYATNSWSSECTHVVVEKSSQVTPELIQAVLARNPIVLSDWLKVFAERSICTEIPSCTMYVPDMCLDGTSVKIVEPKQRDKVLEGYSFVLGSYKYKFGDMLQSLLKLVGARCLSADEFSSNSQTSADGENNQFILVVPITSADEFNPSRELSSLARVVDVKLVAVILSGQLDASIFEQSPYVVLSSHSTDETVVAASDTEMDTAASEHVYASSKPQVAISQKSEDLPEHRSESQKVPTSFRNRDNINEDYENLIAQRSEDGKVAKTHDNNESDSISTIPSKNVSDSSSKDGVIEKLVKNDESVDRHENSDIIYSQDLIVQNSSMKIPLRSTARGCVNFKCFRKKEIVSGNSFKDLIPFSKDPYREYDCTGNLTSEYITEEKKRKQLEAIAEDLFNNDKGRKRAAAGTSIYSLFTQK, from the exons ATGGTTTGGGGTCTCTTTCCCGTCGATACTGCGCGAG GTGTTCAGAAGTACTACATCTTCTCCCGAAGGACGTACAAAGTTGGTCGAAAGG aCTGTGATGTGGTTGTTCAAACGGACACATCAATTTCGCGAGAGCATGCTGAGATTGTTGTTGATAAAATGACATCTCAAGATCCCTCTATAAGTAAGAGCATGACTTCTCCCACATGTGTTCGAATTATTGATCGATCAAAGTTTGGTACAATCATCAACAAAGAAATGGCATCAAAAGCAACTCAGTTGAAGAAAAATCAGGAGATAATGCTCACAGATGGAGATTCTGTTACTTTTGGAACAGGCAATGCAACCTTCAG GTTCTCTTATGTTCCTCTGCTGATCTTTTTACATTGTATGAAATCCACTCCATTGGATTCAGTGCTTCAGGCGACAATATCAAATATTG GGGCATATGCTACCAATAGCTGGAGTTCTGAATGCACACATGTCGTTGTTGAAAAATCTTCTCAGGTGACACCTGAGCTTATTCAAGCTGTTTTGGCAAGGAATCCTATTGTTCTCAGTGACTGGCTTAAG GTGTTTGCTGAGAGGAGTATATGCACAGAAATTCCTAGTTGTACTAT GTATGTCCCAGATATGTGTTTAGATGGGACATCGGTAAAAATTGTGGAGCCCAAACAACGGGATAAAGTACTTGAAGGCTATTCTTTTGTCCTTGGATCATATAAG TATAAATTTGGGGATATGTTACAATCTTTATTAAAACTAGTTGGAGCTAGATGCCTCAGTGCTGATGAATTTTCTTCAAATAGTCAG ACTTCTGCAGATGGGGAGAATAACCAGTTTATTCTTGTTGTTCCTATTACCTCTGCTGATGAATTCAATCCCTCGCGTGAGCTGTCTTCTTTGGCCAGGGTTGTCGATGTAAAGCTAGTTGCTGTTATTCTATCTGGACAGCTGGACGCCTCCATCTTTGAGCAATCCCCCT ACGTCGTTTTATCTTCGCATTCGACCGACGAAACTGTGGTAGCTGCTTCAGATACTGAAATGGATACTGCTGCATCCGAACATGTTTATGCCTCATCGAAACCTCAAGTTGCCATCAGTCAGAAAAGCGAAGATTTGCCAGAGCATAGATCTGAGTCTCAAAAGGTCCCTACAAGTTTCAGAAACAGAGATAACATCAATGAGGACTATGAAAATTTAATTGCACAAAGATCTGAGGATGGAAAAGTTGCTAAAACTCATGATAACAACGAAAGTGATAGTATCTCCACCATTCCCTCCAAAAATGTTTCAGATTCAAGCTCTAAAGATGGTGTCATAGAAAAATTGGTGAAAAATGATGAATCTGTTGACAGACATGAAAATTCGGATATCATATACAGCCAGGATCTGATCGTACAAAACAGTAGCATGAAAATTCCTCTAAGATCCACTGCCAGAGGATGTGTAAACTTCAAATGTTTCAGAAAG AAAGAGATTGTATCTGGCAACAGCTTCAAGGATCTCATTCCCTTTTCAAAAGATCCATACAG AGAGTATGATTGCACAGGTAATCTGACATCAGAATACATCACGGAAGAGAAGAAACGCAAGCAACTCGAAGCAATTGCTGAGGATTTGTTCAACAATGACAAG GGGAGGAAGCGTGCTGCGGCGGGAACTTCTATTTATTCTCTTTTTACTCAGAAATGA
- the LOC121980373 gene encoding nijmegen breakage syndrome 1 protein-like isoform X2, translating into MTSQDPSISKSMTSPTCVRIIDRSKFGTIINKEMASKATQLKKNQEIMLTDGDSVTFGTGNATFRFSYVPLLIFLHCMKSTPLDSVLQATISNIGAYATNSWSSECTHVVVEKSSQVTPELIQAVLARNPIVLSDWLKVFAERSICTEIPSCTMYVPDMCLDGTSVKIVEPKQRDKVLEGYSFVLGSYKYKFGDMLQSLLKLVGARCLSADEFSSNSQTSADGENNQFILVVPITSADEFNPSRELSSLARVVDVKLVAVILSGQLDASIFEQSPYVVLSSHSTDETVVAASDTEMDTAASEHVYASSKPQVAISQKSEDLPEHRSESQKVPTSFRNRDNINEDYENLIAQRSEDGKVAKTHDNNESDSISTIPSKNVSDSSSKDGVIEKLVKNDESVDRHENSDIIYSQDLIVQNSSMKIPLRSTARGCVNFKCFRKKEIVSGNSFKDLIPFSKDPYREYDCTGNLTSEYITEEKKRKQLEAIAEDLFNNDKGRKRAAAGTSIYSLFTQK; encoded by the exons ATGACATCTCAAGATCCCTCTATAAGTAAGAGCATGACTTCTCCCACATGTGTTCGAATTATTGATCGATCAAAGTTTGGTACAATCATCAACAAAGAAATGGCATCAAAAGCAACTCAGTTGAAGAAAAATCAGGAGATAATGCTCACAGATGGAGATTCTGTTACTTTTGGAACAGGCAATGCAACCTTCAG GTTCTCTTATGTTCCTCTGCTGATCTTTTTACATTGTATGAAATCCACTCCATTGGATTCAGTGCTTCAGGCGACAATATCAAATATTG GGGCATATGCTACCAATAGCTGGAGTTCTGAATGCACACATGTCGTTGTTGAAAAATCTTCTCAGGTGACACCTGAGCTTATTCAAGCTGTTTTGGCAAGGAATCCTATTGTTCTCAGTGACTGGCTTAAG GTGTTTGCTGAGAGGAGTATATGCACAGAAATTCCTAGTTGTACTAT GTATGTCCCAGATATGTGTTTAGATGGGACATCGGTAAAAATTGTGGAGCCCAAACAACGGGATAAAGTACTTGAAGGCTATTCTTTTGTCCTTGGATCATATAAG TATAAATTTGGGGATATGTTACAATCTTTATTAAAACTAGTTGGAGCTAGATGCCTCAGTGCTGATGAATTTTCTTCAAATAGTCAG ACTTCTGCAGATGGGGAGAATAACCAGTTTATTCTTGTTGTTCCTATTACCTCTGCTGATGAATTCAATCCCTCGCGTGAGCTGTCTTCTTTGGCCAGGGTTGTCGATGTAAAGCTAGTTGCTGTTATTCTATCTGGACAGCTGGACGCCTCCATCTTTGAGCAATCCCCCT ACGTCGTTTTATCTTCGCATTCGACCGACGAAACTGTGGTAGCTGCTTCAGATACTGAAATGGATACTGCTGCATCCGAACATGTTTATGCCTCATCGAAACCTCAAGTTGCCATCAGTCAGAAAAGCGAAGATTTGCCAGAGCATAGATCTGAGTCTCAAAAGGTCCCTACAAGTTTCAGAAACAGAGATAACATCAATGAGGACTATGAAAATTTAATTGCACAAAGATCTGAGGATGGAAAAGTTGCTAAAACTCATGATAACAACGAAAGTGATAGTATCTCCACCATTCCCTCCAAAAATGTTTCAGATTCAAGCTCTAAAGATGGTGTCATAGAAAAATTGGTGAAAAATGATGAATCTGTTGACAGACATGAAAATTCGGATATCATATACAGCCAGGATCTGATCGTACAAAACAGTAGCATGAAAATTCCTCTAAGATCCACTGCCAGAGGATGTGTAAACTTCAAATGTTTCAGAAAG AAAGAGATTGTATCTGGCAACAGCTTCAAGGATCTCATTCCCTTTTCAAAAGATCCATACAG AGAGTATGATTGCACAGGTAATCTGACATCAGAATACATCACGGAAGAGAAGAAACGCAAGCAACTCGAAGCAATTGCTGAGGATTTGTTCAACAATGACAAG GGGAGGAAGCGTGCTGCGGCGGGAACTTCTATTTATTCTCTTTTTACTCAGAAATGA